The segment GAGGTCGCCGTCCCGCCCGTGCACCCGAAGACGCGCACGGCGACGACGCTGGCGTTCTTGGCCACGCCGTACGTGCTGCCCGCAATGGTACCGGCCACGTGCGTGCCGTGGCCGTGGCAGTCCTGGCCGTTGCGCCCGTCGCCCACGAAGTCGGCGCCCACGCTGGCGCGGCCGTTGAACTCGGTGTGCGTGGTGCGGATGCCGGTGTCGATCACGTACACCTTTACGCCGTTGCCGCTGGGCGTGTAGCTGAACGTGGTGCTCAGGGGCAGGGCGCGCTGGTCGATGCGGTCGAGCCCCCACGTCGCGTTGTTCTGCTGCGTCTCGTCGGGTGTGACCCAGCCGTCCTCCGCCACGTACTTGACCTGCGGATTGCGCCGCAGCTGATCCACCGCGGCGGGGCTCAGGCTTGCCGCAAAGCCCTTGAGCGCGGTCTCGTAGCTGTAGTGGAGACGCCCGCCGTGCGCCGCCACCATCTCGCGGCTCACGGAGGCCGGGCTGGCGACGCCGTTCTCCAGCACCACGACGTAGCGGCCGGGGATCGCCGAGGGGCCCGCGGAGTGCATCGGCGCCAGGTCTCCGGGCGCGCGGGCGGAGCCTGCCGGGCCGGTGGCCGGGCGGTCGCAGGCTGCGAACGCCGCGGCCGCGAGAACGGGGGCGAGCGTGCGGAGCCAAGGGTGCTTCGTCATCAAGGGCCGTCCGGGAAAAGATGAGTGCGCGCCCGCTGGGCCGGGACGCGGGGCAACGGGGGGTGGCGGACTACGGGATTGCGTGTGGGACTGGAACGGAGAGCGGTCTGCTGCTGGAATCTGTGCGACACGATCCCGGAGCAGCGAGGGGTAAATTAGCCTGAACGGAACTGCGAGACAAGAACATTCGCTCGCGGAGATTGGCAGGGGAACCGCAACCGCTTGGCTCACGCAGAGACACGGAGACACAGAGGAAGAACCGCGAAAGGGTTAGTTCCCCTCTGTGCCCTCCGTGTGATGCTTTCCAGTTCCCCTTGTTATGAGCGGAGTTCAGGGAAAGATTGCGGGGTTCCGCGGGGCTCCACCTGAATGAGGGGATTCGGATGAACGGAATCGGGCGCAGGGTCGCCATCATCGACGGGTGCCGGACGCCCTTTGCGAAGTCGGGGAGCGACTTCAGGGACATGACCTCCACCCAGCTCGGCAAGATCGCCGTGCGCGAGCTGCTGTCGCGCACCGAGCTGGACGTGGAGCTGATCGACCACGTGGTGTACGGCACCGTCATCCAGTCGGTGAAGGAGCCGAACATCGCGCGCGAGGTCACGCTCGGCTCGGGGATTCCGCCGCGGGTGCCGTCGTTCACGGTGGGGCGCGCCTGCGCGTCGTCCAACCAGGCGATCACCTCGGCGGCGGAGCAGATCGGGCTGGGGATGGCGGACGTGGTGATCGCCGGCGGCGCGGAGTCGCTGACCGACGTGCCGATCCTCTTCTCCCCCGAGTTCCGCAACGCGCTGGTGAGGGCGTCCAAGGCCCGCACCCTGCCGGAGCGGCTGAAGGCGTTCGCCACGCTGCGCCCCAAGCACCTGGGGCCGGTCACCCCCGCCATCGCCGAGCCGACGACGGGGATGACGATGGGCGAGTCGGCCGAGCAGATGGCGCAGCAGAACGGGATCACGCGCGAGGAGCAGGACCGCTGGGCGCTGCGCTCTCACCAGCTGGCCGCCGCGGCGACGGCGGACGGGCGGCTGACGGCCGAGATCGCGCCGGCGTACATCCCCCCGAAGTACGACAAGGTGCTGCAGGAGGACAACGGCATCCGCGCGGACACTTCGCTGGAGAAGCTGTCGTCGCTGCGGCCGGTGTTCGACAAGCGCTACGGCACGGTGACGGCCGGCAACGCGTCGCCGCTGACGGACGGGGCTTCGGCGGTGCTGCTGATGAGCGAGGAGAAGGCGGCCGCGCTGGGGTACAAGCCGCTGGGCTTCATCCGCAGCTACGCGTACGCCGCGCTGGCCCCCAACGACCAGCTGCTGCAGGGGCCCGTGTACGCGGCGCCGGTGGCGCTGGACCGCGCGGGGCTCACCATCAAGGACATCGCCCTGCTGGAGATCCACGAGGCGTTCGCGGCGCAGGTGCTCTCCAACCTGCAGTGGTTCGACTCGGACAAGATCGCGCGCGAGCGGCTGGGGCGCGACAAGGCGATCGGCATTCCGCCCGAGGACCGCATCAACGTGATGGGCGGCTCCATCGCCATCGGGCACCCGTTCGGCGCCACGGGCGGGCGCATCACGGTTACGCTGCTCAACGAGCTGCGCCGGCGCGGCGAGCAGTTCGGGATGATCAGCGTGTGCGCCGCCGGCGCCATGGGCTTCGTGATGATCGTGGAGGCCGCGCCGAATTGAGAGAACAAAGAGAACAGATGGCCTCACACAGAGCCACAGAGTGAACTGAAAGAACAAATAAGTGGTTCTCTGTGCCTTCGCCGTTCCCTCAGTGTCTCTGTGTGACGGTTTTACGAGCCCTCCGCGCCCGTCATCGTACTCGATGGCGGGCGCTTCGCTCGCTGCTCTGGCGCCGCTTGTTTTCGGTATATGTTCGGGTTATTTTGGTGCACTGCTTCCCGATGTCCGGGGCGGGTCACGCGGAGGGTACTCATGGGCGGAACGGATCGGCGGGGGGCACGGAATGATGAGGATGCGGGCGTGCCTGCCTCGATGTCGGCCGCTACGCTGGACTTCGCGCGCAGGGCGGCGAGGAACGACGAGCCCGTGCTGCTGCTGGGCGAGACGGGCTCGGGGAAGTCGCACCTGGCGGCGGTGATTCACCGGCTGAGCGCGCGCGCACGCGGGCCCTTCCACCACGTCAACTGCGGCGCCATTCCGGACACTCTCTTTGAGCGGGAGATGTTCGGGCACGTGCGCGGCGCATTCACGGACGCCAAAGAGTCGCGCGAGGGGGCGTTCGAGGCGGCGAACGGCGGCACGCTCTTCCTGGACGAGGTGGGCGAGCTGCCGCTGTCGGTGCAGCCCAAGCTCCTCTCCGTGTTGGAGGAGCGGCGGGTGCGAAGGCTGGGCGCCACGCACGACACCCCCGTGGACGTGCGCGTGGTGACGGCCACCAACGCCGACCTGGTGGCGATGGTGGCGGGCAAGCAGTTCCGTGAGGATCTCTTTCACCGCATCGCCGTGCTGCGCTTTCGCGTGCCGCCGCTGCGCGAACGGAAGCGCGAGCTGCCGGGGCTGGTGCAGCACCTGCTGGAGCGGCGCGGCACCGGCGGCGCCACCCCCGAGGTGACTCCCGAGGCGATGGAGCTGATCCGCGCGCACCCATGGCCCGGCAACGTGCGCGAGCTGGACAACGCGCTGCGCCGGGCGGTGGTGTACGCCGAGCAGGAGCCCATCGCACCGCACCACCTGCCGGAGGAGATCCGCGTTGAGGCGGCGCCCGCGGCCGGGGTGGCAGCGGCGCCGCAGCGCTACGTGGCTCCGGACGATCCCGAGGTGGAGCGGCGGATGATCGTGGAGGCGCTCCAGGCGGAGGGCGGCAACCGCACCCGGGCGGCGCGGCGGCTGGGGATGTCGAGGTCGGCGCTGTGGAGCAAGATCCATCGGCATCGGATCACTTGAAAGTGCCAAGTGCCAAGTGCCAAGTGCCAGGCAAATGGAAACCTGGGTGCATTTTGAACGGCTGGTCTCACGCAGAGGCGCAGAGACGCAGGAGAGGAACAAGGATCTCACACAGAGCCACAGAGAGAACAGCCAGGGGGTTTCCTCTGTGGCTTGCGGTTCCCTCCGTGTGCTCTGTGTGAGGCTTTTCTCTTTTGTTCTTTCCCGCGCCTCTGCGTGTGCTAAGTCCTCAGATCGAGAGTGAGGACGAAAGGGAGAGATCCTGACGACGGGCCCGGACGACGGTGCGGAGGCGCGGAGAAGAGGTGCTTCTCCGCGCCTCTTTCCGTCCGTACCCGCGGCGGGAGCGTATACACACCGTGCACACAGTGTAAAAACCCATGGATAACCCCTCCGGCTCGTCCATGTCAGCGGCCACATTGCGTGGTCAAGTCCAGGCGCCGTGCCGATTTCAGCCGTCCACAAACAATCGGCCAGAAACGGCATGCCGCATGCCTTAAGAGGGGTCGGCAACACGGGAGAAGACCGGGCCCGGAGAACGATCGTGAGGCCAGGGAGGGGAGCAAGGCTCGAGGTGCCGTGTGCACCTGGGAGATCGGCTTCGCACCCCGGCGGGCAATCGAGCCCGGCGGGGACCACACACCCAGGCATCAGGGGCACATCATGGCCAGCAACGAACAGATCGCCGAACTCACCACGAACCTCAACACGGTGGTCAGCCACCCCCGGTTCGCCGAGCTGCTGGAGCAGCTGGAGAGGGAGCCGGAGGAGAGCCGCAAGCAGTTCATCCGCGAGCGCATGAACCCGGACGCGCTCCGGGAGCAGGGGATCCCGGTGAAGCCCGAGCTGCGCTCGGTGGTCCGCTACTTCGAGGACCCGCACTCGGCGGTGATCAGCTCCGAGTTCGTCACGGCCGAGGACGGCACGCCGGGCGAGCTCAGGACCATCAGCGACGTCACCGTGTGCGCCTCCTTCGGCATGGGGTTGTGCGTGTCGGTGGGCGCTACGCTGAGCAACACGGCGGCGACCGCCTAGCCGACCCTCACGCCGCCGGTGCAGGCGCGGGACTCACTCCGCGCCTGCACCGGCGACGCCGGACCCTTTCCGGAGCATGCGGCTCCGGTTCCAGATCCGCCCTCATCCAGGAAAACGACTCATGATCGACGGACAGCAGCTCGCCAAGAACATCCGGGCGGCGCTCGACGACGTCGCCGCCTTCATCGCCACCCCGGCCTTCCGCAAGGTGCTCGCGGAGTTCAGCGCGACTCCCACGGCGCTGCGCGGGCACTTCGTGCGCAGCGTGCTGATCAACAGGCAAGAGCTCGCCCGCCGCGGCGTGCAGGT is part of the Longimicrobium sp. genome and harbors:
- the fadI gene encoding acetyl-CoA C-acyltransferase FadI — its product is MNGIGRRVAIIDGCRTPFAKSGSDFRDMTSTQLGKIAVRELLSRTELDVELIDHVVYGTVIQSVKEPNIAREVTLGSGIPPRVPSFTVGRACASSNQAITSAAEQIGLGMADVVIAGGAESLTDVPILFSPEFRNALVRASKARTLPERLKAFATLRPKHLGPVTPAIAEPTTGMTMGESAEQMAQQNGITREEQDRWALRSHQLAAAATADGRLTAEIAPAYIPPKYDKVLQEDNGIRADTSLEKLSSLRPVFDKRYGTVTAGNASPLTDGASAVLLMSEEKAAALGYKPLGFIRSYAYAALAPNDQLLQGPVYAAPVALDRAGLTIKDIALLEIHEAFAAQVLSNLQWFDSDKIARERLGRDKAIGIPPEDRINVMGGSIAIGHPFGATGGRITVTLLNELRRRGEQFGMISVCAAGAMGFVMIVEAAPN
- a CDS encoding sigma 54-interacting transcriptional regulator is translated as MPASMSAATLDFARRAARNDEPVLLLGETGSGKSHLAAVIHRLSARARGPFHHVNCGAIPDTLFEREMFGHVRGAFTDAKESREGAFEAANGGTLFLDEVGELPLSVQPKLLSVLEERRVRRLGATHDTPVDVRVVTATNADLVAMVAGKQFREDLFHRIAVLRFRVPPLRERKRELPGLVQHLLERRGTGGATPEVTPEAMELIRAHPWPGNVRELDNALRRAVVYAEQEPIAPHHLPEEIRVEAAPAAGVAAAPQRYVAPDDPEVERRMIVEALQAEGGNRTRAARRLGMSRSALWSKIHRHRIT